From the Trifolium pratense cultivar HEN17-A07 linkage group LG4, ARS_RC_1.1, whole genome shotgun sequence genome, the window ATTGGATCCTCTATTGTCTTTTATGTTCTTTCATCCATATTGCTCTTCATCCAATGACTCAtagtaaaaataacaattttatagAGAGAGGGAGaaggagggagggagggagggagagagagagaaagagaatggACGGTTGAGATGGTGGCAACATAAATAACATGAGAAGATGGGCTGGAGAGGATCCAGATTCCTCTTGGATGGCATGTTGTTTGCTTATTCGGAAAgaacaaaataacaaaatttttGCTCACAAGGAAGTGTCGTTGGATTTGATTGTTAATAAAGTGAAACTTTAGTTTTTCGGTGGCTGAAGTCtaagaaaaaaatactttagttataaTTTGAATTTACGGTGGTTGAATCTTTTATTGTGTTTAGGGGTTGAAACCAATTGAGTTGGTTTTTTGTTATCTTCGTTTAGATTTTTTGttgtaatgttttttttggGAAATGGTTTTTGTTAACTTCCTAATTAAGTACAACTTATGCTTTTAAGatattttatgttaatatatttcTTGGCTTCTTCAGAAAAAACTTAcataccaatcgttagttggtttagtggtgattgacgctgaacttggaaGGTtgaaccacggttcgatcccccacaattGTGATCGAAAgaggactgaaaccacttgatgccagaactgtcacccgaaccagattaaactggtagcgaaagcaaaaaaaaaaaaaacttacattcAAAGTAAAAGAAACAAACTAGTTGTAACTACAACTCTTAGTTATTAGATGAAGTCTGAGTatctattaatatatttgaaacaaaacaaaaaagggaaaaaatatatgataattGCTCTTAATCTCCCATTTACcagaaaatatattttggtaGTATAAATTTTACcaaaaggaattttttttttatgaagtaATTTAGTGACTATAAATCTCACCTTAAAGTGGAGTGTCCTGAGTTTAAATCTCacttctgcatatataatgtgatgttctTATCAACTAAGATAAGATCACAGAGACTAAATATATCTTCTATtagtataaaattttattagaaaatattttaattagtaGTTAATGTATTTTATCAGAACAAGTATTCACTATCAACTTCTCGAGCGTCCTTATGGTTTTCTATTTTACCCTTAAatttgataaagaaaaaaacatcCGTCACATCAAATTTTTCAAGATTTTACACTTCTTCAATACTTAAGTAGTGAATATGAGTATTTtgatttcaagccactaggctacctgaccaaaaaaaaaaaaaaagtagtgaatatgagtattttgataattttgcaTGACGCGTGAGAAAATTGATAGGGCGCCAAAAAAAATTCTCACTAAATTATACTATGCGTGGGCCTTGGCCTGCTTCCTTAATTATTTGGACTGGACTATATGTTGAAAAAGATGGGTTAACACAAAACGGGTCGGGTCGCACACCGTTTCTTATTTAACATCGATCCAATTCCCCATTCCATCTTAAACCCTACTCTATTCTCATTTCTTCGTTTCGTCTCTTTGAGTCTCTCAATTAGGGTTTCTGAGAATCAAAATCACAGTAACAATGTCGATGTCAAAGAGTTCCAAAATGCTTCAATACATCAACTACCGAATGAGAGTAACGATTCAAGACGGTCGTCAACTCGTCGGAAAGTTCATGGCCTTCGATCGTCACATGAATCTCGTTCTCGGTGACTGTGAAGAGTTTCGCAAACTTCCACCGGTAAAAGGTAAGAAAACCGCCGACGGAGACCGTGAAGACCGTCGTACACTTGGTCTTGTTCTTCTCCGTGGTGAAGAAGTTGTTTCGATGACAGTTGAAGGTCCTCCACCACCGGAAGAATCGAGATCAAAGGCTGTTAATGCTGCTGCAATGGCGGGTCCTGGTATTGGTCGTGCTGCTGGGAGAGGGATTCCTCCGGCGCCGGTTATTCAAGCTCAGCCTGGTCTTTCTGGTCCAGTTCGTGGTGTTGGTGGACCTGCTCCTGGTATGATGCAGCCACAGATCTCCCGTCCACCGCAGTTGTCTGCGCCACCGGCTTATCCTGGTGGTGCTCCGGTGATGCGTCCTCCTGGTCAGATGCCTTATCCTGGACAAGGTCCACCACCTATGGCAAGAGGTCCTCCTCCACCTATGCCACCTGGACAATTTGCTCCGAGACCTGGTGGTCCACCGCCGCAGTTTTCTATGCCGCCTCCTCAGTATGGACAGAGACCTATGGGACCACCTCCTCCTGGACAGATGGTTAGAGGACCTCCTGCTCCTCCTCGTCCTGGAATGCAGCCTCCTCCTCGTCCCGGAATGCCTCCTCCTCCTGGAAGTGGTGTTCCTGTTTATGGTCCACCACGACCTGGCATGCCTCCTCCACCAAATGCTCCaaatcaacaacagcaacagtGATGGTAGAatggattggtatgtttgtttcTGTTATTTTTGCTCTTACTTTttttctgatgatgatgatttctaTGTTTATTTTACTGCACTTTAGAGTCATAGTTCAGAATCATCGGTAGCTATAGGACACAATAAACAAGTTGTTACATGAAATTTGGATAAGTTTGGAGCTGcattttcataaatattttgttattatgtTCATATGCAAAAGGTCTCTTATTTATACCAATTCAACATTGGACCTAGATAGATtgtgattttattattttgtttgatgCACAAGTTGAAGAATTGTGGATTAGTAGGTTTAGCAATGGGTAGGACTGTTCAAAAATACTGAAAAAACAAACCAAGCTGCAAAATTGAATTGCACTCTTAATGGACTGAACCAAGTTTTTTAAATCGTAGTTTGTTCACGAATTGTCTCAAACCACTCAATTACGTTCCATCACAAATTATTTTTGCTACCTTTGACTCTCGGTCAATAGCAAAACATAGTGATGGGCCATTTTGGGTAATTGGAACTTCAATTGCTCTGAATAATGAGCTCTGCTACATTTGCTTTATCTTTGTGTATTTAGAATTTGGGGAATTCTGAACTTATGGTGCTTCTTTAGTTTTGAAGAAATTTAGTTTGGTATTGGTTACTGTGTTTTTCCTTGAATTGAAATGCAATTTATATCACTCTCTGAAGGTGTTTTAGAATCTTTAGATGCTATGATTTTGtagtaaattagaaaaaaaaaatactttgtttgattttttttatgtgtgtGATCATTGCAAGTTAATGAGAGTGAGCGGGATGAAAAAATGATTTGTAATATAGCATTATGCACGTAGTTGCAGAACCCTAAAATTCACGCCTTTTGAGTGAATGTGTTTATGCCCATTGCTATATCTTTGTGTATTGTTTTCTGACTTTGGCTCTTGTAGATTATTGCTTATATGCTAGTTTGTTTCTTGAGAATCCTATTTCTATGTATTGAGTTTATATAGCTTTGtgtatgtttttctttttctcaagcTTTACATGAATTCTATTCCTATGTATctagtttaaatatttttgtgtttttgtttttttccctCATGCTTGATCTATATGACAACTTTCAAGTTGTTTCATGAAATTAGTTAAAGTTTGGAGCTGCCTTGTCATAACAAGAAATGATGTTTTATGAACATGATCCTTCGAATGGAAAAATGTAGTTTCTATACTTAGTTCGAAATTTTACCATTGCTTGATTTATCCTGCTAGAAGAATTGCCCTATAAGAATTTAGTATGATTCAACATTCATGCCATTTACTATGGTTTTGATGGCTTCATAGGTTGCCAATTACTCGTTGAATCTATCATGCATTGCTGTGCATTGTAATGAAATTACTGTTAGACCTTTGTATGTGAAGGAGGGTCATTTGGGTAGTTTTGGTACTAGTAGGAAATGCACAAATGGCTGCACTCACTGTTAGGAAATATACACTTGCTTTATTTACTATTCAGTATAATGAGGATTGGAAGTAAAATGATAAAGCAACCAACGGTGAGGGAGAGAAATAGGAAATAGAGCATGTTCACGTTATGAAGTCTGGAGAATTAAATGAATTCTATATGTTGTGGAAAGTAATAGGGTATGGTGGGAATTGACAATATAAGAAGGCATAATTTAGGAGGCATTGCCATGTATTAAGAGGAATCAGAAATGGTTTATGTACTATAGAATTCAATTTAACTTTTAGTTTATTCAATTTTCTCTTGTAAGGAGAGCTAAGAATCTAAGATTACAATTATATATTACTAAAGATATTGCTCCAACATTAATGGCCATATAAGTGATATGTTGATGTTAATATTGAATTTCAGATGTGGAAAATGTGGCCAGAACAGTGTTTGTAAATTGCCATTTTTCAGAACAAAATGACTGCACTCAACTGAGTACTAATGAAATTTTGCGTTGCTGTAGGACAGTTGTACATAATGTCTTGACTCTTTAAGTTCAACATCTTGTATGTGTTTGTCTTACTTCATCTTGTAGGTTTAGTATTTCTATGTTAACATGTCTCGGCTGCTTATAGTGTGTTCTTAATGCAAAACTTTAAATTGTGGCAGGTTTCTTCTTGCTGGATATCAGAAGATAATGGACATTGGACTTTATGACAAACTCAATATCAACCTCATAACCTTGAAAGTAATTGTTGCTTGTACAACCTTGAATCATTCTcttattaggtttttttttttaatgtcatgGTGAGAATATGCTATGTTAGAACAACATTTATGTTCTGGAGGAAGTTATTGTACTGCAACTTGAGTGTTAGACATGTAAAATCGGCTGTGTAGATTGTTGGGAAAATGCCGGATTGCTAAATCAGCATATTGATTTCTAAATGTAGGGCATGATCTGTCTTCTCTTAAATCTTTTGGGCTATATAACTTTAATATCATTTTGGAATCGTTCCTTCCTTCAGAGTAGTCTTTTATTTTGGCATTGTTCGATCACTATAATCTAGTAATTTTCATGCATTAGTTTTCACAAAACACAAAACTAGTTTAATTATTCTTCCCACTTTTGTTTGTCAAATGCTTGTAAATATGATTAACATAAAATTGGTAATTTGATAAATGTGTTTCTCTCCATGGTGTTGTTACATAGCCGGCTAAAAGGTTAAAAGCCTTACAATGGTGAATATTTTGTcaacaaatatatgaaattcTATGGTAAAAAATATTAGATGACAACCCTTTTAACTTTAGATGAATTGAAGCTCATATATGCCAAACATAAATCATAATGTTGCATTTTCAATGGTTtgttttaaaagaaatagataGATGAAGGGGATCCTAACTCATGCCGAGAGCATATGCTTTCGTAGTCCCTTAActtaatttcaaataataatttagtcctttatctcttttttttttccacattaTTCTAATGCTTTTTTAGTCTTTTTCCATGTTTGCATATGCTTTTCTTTGCTTCAAATCTATGGttgtttttttgactaattcaaATCTATGGTTATTTTAAGGGACATAACATATTTTTATGGTTGAAAGCACACatagaaagaaaacaaaaacactaCTCGCAGTTGTGATGCCGTAGGCAGTGCATTAGTACAAAACAAAAACGCAAAGTCACGGTGAAGAATAAGGTTTCTAGAACTTATTGCGAAAGTGTGACCAACAAAAATAcgatgaaataaaaaaattactaaatttttaaactaataaacaatatggtcatgctaaccggtgcccctggggcactagttaaggataccaaAAGGAGTAATTTTTACATTGAAAAAAGCAATTTAATGggttaaaaaaatttaggtaATATagaattgacaaaaaaaattaaaagagttAGGTGAAAATTAAGGAGATGATACACAATATAACACATATAGGAGTGGGGTGGTAGCTCAAATTGTTTGAGCCAAGAATGAAAAGAATTAAGAAGTAAAAAAGTTCAGGGTTCAAGTAAAAACAACTAACACTAACAACTAATTATTTTCATtgaccatttaaaaaaaataatacatttgtaaaaaaaaaaaacacaatataacACATATTCACcacttttattataaaaagtaGTACATATCATATCTTGCATGTTATCATCAATTATGAGTGTTGTCCTCGGTTAAGGATCACCCTATATTTTGCTCACCCCTGGCCCTAATAATTTGACAGTACAACAACTTCACCAGCATATTAGCAGCAAGAGTGGCACCACCGATGTCCGCCCGGCGGAACCTCATCACAGCCACAACATACTATTTTGACATCTATTACTTCATTCCTCTGTTCATCAAAAACATCTGCAAACACATTAtgtatttacttttttttttacgaaaacaAACACATTAATTATCAAATCGCATTTGTcgaaaaattatatattagcAGAAGAATTGTCcttaaggcaaaaaaaaaaaaaaaagccgtTGAACCGTGACATTCaaaaaggatttaattgattCGCAAACTATAAATACTGAATAGAAGAGTTTAAATCCTTCTTGAACCATATCCATTCGGATATCCGTGGATAAAGTAAATAGATATTTCAATTAACTGTATTTAATGAATACGAATGTAGATTTAATACTAGTTGTGTCCGCGGATATCCTTACCCGCtaataaatttgtaaaattacttaaatgaccgtatttaaatataaacttttatgttttcTCTTCATATTCAATACAAAAAACTTTTCATGTAATTTTTTCCATCTTTTGAagtaaaaaatttcaacatCTTCCTACAACTTTTCATTTACgataaaaaaaatcctaatttGTTATTTCATCAATGGATATCTGTAAATATCCGCGGATATCTCAAAATCCGTGGATTACCAGCTTAGCAGATACCCGCACGAATATGGAGTAGATACGGACGCAAATATCTCAAAATCCGTGGATTACCCGCTTAGCAGATACCCGCACGAATATGGAGTAGATATGGACACAAATATCATATGGATATCCATTTACATCCCTAGCtaataatcataattttttttttcactttcacCGCCAGTTTAGTATGGTTGGGGGTcagtttcagccccctcccgatcgcagttgcggagaataatataaattaagatCATCtattattgtttcaaaaaaaaaaaagatcatctATTATTATCTCTTTCTCTCTAATCTTCTGGTTTATTTGAAGCTGCAGATTGATTTGTTATAAGTCTGTCTCATGAGTTAATTTCCTTCCACAACTATATTTTGCTATGTAAAAATCCTTCGTAAATTAATGGCCGCTAGAATGAAGTTCATTTTGTTTAGCATTACGACATCAGATTTTAGAATTATAAATAGAAACTCATCTTatggaagaagaaaataatCTATGATTGAATAGTTCCAAAAGAATTAGATCCTTTTATGtacttgtttttctttgttcttgtttatttcattttttattctctttttatgTTACCTTAATATTGTAAAATATGATGACAAAAATCATAGATGGATATATGTCCATTTCTCTAAGGATGAAAACTATTTAAGTAGTTCacacaattatattttaatttggtaGGGACATTATAATATACAAAGATCAGGAATATTCAAATCCAAAATTTCCACTAACTTTCAACTTAAAGGATGAAATTCTTACTAGTTACTACTAATTGCTCGACAagaaaactattttaaataaaggtaaaaatgGACCTGCTAAATTCTACGTGTGAACTTTAGGTAGTGCTAGCTATTCTTTTCCAGGAATCTAATGGTTAGGCTCACACTTTAAGtgtgaaaaaatagaaaagttgAGGTTCAAATTAACCCtgtaaaaataatgtttttagtAGCTATCAAGCAAGTTATATTTTgcatcccaaaaaaaaaaaaagcgagTTACATTTATGAAGGATACAtagtactataattttttttttgttaagtaatttAGTGGCTGAAAATTTCATCCATAAGATGGATAAATGAGATAATCAGGGTTCGAACAAAGACCTCCTGCATATGAAATgcatgttggaatattttatgatattccaataatattacgtgggcaaatatctttacataattatattagctatttatcaattatgagccttaattgattaagtgatcaaataaagttaaaaggttaattagatttctatttagaattaattaattaattaattagatatgggttcaatatgagtggatgtcaggatgacccatttcggaataatgggaaccaTAATTGAAGAGCTATAGTCCCTAATATAgactatggtccccaatataccggacacacCACATATTATCTCTTCTCCCCATTTGAAGAGCACTTAGGGCATAAGGAGTcttggttgaggaagaaccacaagccaacAAATGCTCGTTGTCCGTCTCTATTTCAGGTCAGTTCATATGTGGATTCGTCTATCCAGATATTCCTATAATCCTTGATAAATCAATATGTCGTAGATCttgttttatatacatgctcataTGTTTATTTGACTTCCGGATCCGCACTAAAGTAAAATTATAGATTTAATCTTTATTGTTGAGCATGATTTATatgattaattattaaattaattccaaCAATGCAACATTCTACCAATTAAGCTCACGAGACAATTCTACATATGATATATTAGTTATATTACTATAAATTCTACATATGAGTTTATAGTACTATAAATTCATATGAATGTTTCTTTAGGATCGATATTCATTttgatatgaatttttttattagcatATTAAACTCAATTTATCTGCAACGTATTTGTGGATGGATCACTTTATGGtgattattatatgaaattttgGAAGAATATAACTTGATGTATTACAAATTCTTATATTGTACGTgcccaaaaaaaaacttataattgaaGAGATTACTAATTAGTCAAAATGAATAAGtctattttcaagaaaatatttgtAAATGAATTTGTTGTAATGGATATTTATGTTGATATGATTAACAAAAAAAGCTTGAGATAAAAATATATGTAGGgtaaatatatttgtatttgaagaataattttttatgaattgtgAACCTTATACATATGCGAGGTTTCCAAAAGTAAGCCAGGTATATATTAGCTCACCCTATAAAATAGGTTTCCAAAATAGGTtact encodes:
- the LOC123882234 gene encoding small nuclear ribonucleoprotein-associated protein B, whose translation is MSMSKSSKMLQYINYRMRVTIQDGRQLVGKFMAFDRHMNLVLGDCEEFRKLPPVKGKKTADGDREDRRTLGLVLLRGEEVVSMTVEGPPPPEESRSKAVNAAAMAGPGIGRAAGRGIPPAPVIQAQPGLSGPVRGVGGPAPGMMQPQISRPPQLSAPPAYPGGAPVMRPPGQMPYPGQGPPPMARGPPPPMPPGQFAPRPGGPPPQFSMPPPQYGQRPMGPPPPGQMVRGPPAPPRPGMQPPPRPGMPPPPGSGVPVYGPPRPGMPPPPNAPNQQQQQ